The Cololabis saira isolate AMF1-May2022 chromosome 5, fColSai1.1, whole genome shotgun sequence genome segment TAATGCCTGAAGTCCGTCTCCCCCCCTGCTGCCATCAGCGGTCGTGAACAGAGAGGTAGTGTTTGTGGCTGCGTGAGCTCAAGGGGGGGGCGGCCTTATTTGTGCCGATAGTCTTTTAGCCGCTATAACGTTGCATTCCTTGTTAAGAGTTATGTTTCATGTGGGTGTGCAGAACCACAGAGCGTGCTCAAGCAAGTAGCAGATCGTATTGGATGATGACaataactgttaataatgtTGAAGATGACAAATGTAAACAAAGCTCAGCCTCTGAGAAGTCTCTCTCTCTTCTACTCAGGGAGGGCAGGGATCACCTGGAGGGCCAGGGCAGCATTCAGGACAAGATCACAGTTTGTGCCACAGACGACTCCTACCAGACGACACGGGAGCGCATGTCGCAGGTGGAGAAGGACATCTGGAGCCGCACGGCAATCGAGATTAAACCAGGACCAAGTGAGCTTCTGCCGTCTCCTCCAGCCCTCGAGGCTCGGGAACACTTCAGCAGAGCTTTTGTCTCGCCGGCATTGGTATCGCGTAACCGATCACAGAGCTGGGTTGCAGTTATTCACGTGAGAACAGTGCCTCGGTTTCTTGCGCGTTGTCTTCGCTTAAACCAGTTTGCTCAGGCACCGCGCCAGCCTTCCCGCCGCCGTGATTGAGTTTACCAGAAATATGCCCCGGCACATGTGGGATCTCAGTTTTTCCCCGGTCCCATGTCTTTACCCGTAGGCCTCCGCCGCGGTTTTAGACCCAGCGCATATTAAAATGACCGTTCTGGATCTTTTTACAAATGATCTGTTCACGCTGTCTGATGACATTTGGAGGTCTCGTGAGTAAATGCTTCTGTGGGTTTTATTTACGAAAGGGAACATGCCATTTAGACAAACGCCACGGCGGCTGCAGAAGCCAGTTTCTCGCCATTACGTGCCACGCTCCGTTACAGAAATAGTCCCTCTGTGGTTTTTACAGATTTATTCACCCAGTAAAAGTTGGAAAAGACGGAAGACTTCACGGTTAGGGACATGTAGTTACAGGATTTCCCGTTTTACTCCAATGTCTCCTcgtgaactaaaaataaatcACAGCTCACAGTTAAAGTTGTATATTGATATTTTACTCATCAAAGAAAATGTCCaacatttaaatattattgtgaGTTTTAGTGTTTAGTTTCCTTctgtgggaggaaaaaaaaatatgacgcAACAAGTGGACATTTAAAAGATTTGTGCAAACCTGCAGAATATATAAGAAGTTTAAGAGTAAAATATCTGAAAGCTGccttttgaaaatgaaagtgCTGCAAACAGAAGTGACTTTTTTAATGTTTGGTCATAGCTCATAAATACGTCCCGAACACCATGACACTTGTAAATCAGACTGAAGAGTATCACAAAGGCTGCCTGGAGACGCTTAACCGTCCCCTCAGGCTGTTTTAGTTTATTACCGGGCTATAAAGGCCCCAGTTGTTGCTCGTCTGAAATGTTGCAGCGCAGGTTGTTTTAGTGCGAGAAAGAAATGCGTTTTAAATCCTCATGACGTAGCTGGAAGGCGCAGCGTCGACGCATGTACTCAAAACAAGCACTCTTATTGAATCTCACTGCAGGAAGCGCAAGCGTTTTAATCCCAGTCCACTTTTTACCGAGTTACCTCTGTGAAGGCAGTTAGTCTTTagcctgtaacaacctccaaaGTGTGGCTTACGGTTGTAATGAGATTACAGCCTGCAGATATCTATAGGCGCTGCCTGTCCGCGAGGAGAGGGCCCTCTGTCTCGGTTGCTTTTGTCTACGTAGAAGACTAACCCACTATCTGTCCTCCCCGTGTGTGCAGCAGCGCCGCCACTGCATGGGAACTGCAGGAAAACCGCCCCGTGCTCGCTTTATTCATGCGTATAAACTGTTTTTTATGATTTGATTGCAAATTCAGCCTTATCAGTTGTCCTCCTGTACAATAAAGGGATACAATCTGGATGAAATGTGTTGTGTTGGTGCCTCATGTGGAGGCCTGCCTTTCGAAATAAGGCTGCGATTTGTATAACTGCCCCAGGGACTGGATTAGGACTCCTGTATTCTGTCAACGTATGTGGATCCTGTTATCGTATCGCTTGCGTCGCCCTGCGGCCTTTTCCAAACAGATTTAGATTACTGCTGCAATAGCTTCTTCACTCATCATCTCTAATCAAAGTCATTTATTTCCCCACAAGTTGAAACTCTGTTTTTGATTTTTAGGCAAGTGTGTGAAGGTCCAGAGGAAGCAGGGTCAGGTGTCGCTCTCGGACAGCGGCAGCAAGCACTCCCCCAGCAACAAGAGGAGCCTGCTCCCCAGCCCGGTGGCACACCGGGCCCTGAGGGAGCGCATCATTCATCTCCTGGCCTTAAAGCCCTACAGGAAACCCGAGGTGCTGCTGTTGCTGGAGAGGGAGCGGGCCAGTCTAAAGGACAAGGCTGACCTGAGCTCAGTACTGGATGAGGTAAGACCCGGCTCCAGTTTTGTGCAAACAAGCCATGAACCCAACGCTTTCCTATAGCTCCCCGACAGCTGCTAAAGGCTGAGAGGCTGCTGTTAGacaccaggggccggattcaccaatatgttcttaagaacgatcttaagaaatgtcttaagatctaaaattaagaagttcataagaaagctaagtgcaattcctcaatattttcttaagaaccgtcttaagaactgtcatttcttacgaatttcttatttttcctacttaagaacttcaaatatgtcattgcattgcacgcaccaacaaactatatatatacaggtagtttgtgtcttaaccgtcagtcactcactaaacatggagaaggagaaaaagagatgcaggaacttttcaaggcagGAGCttgaggttatggtggatgagatttatgtgcaaaaaaaaatactattggggaaaatcaataataatgaactaccacgctaactaacatgctaacaaacagttaacaggctctttgtgtaattaattacaaagtatatcctcaaactatgacctactaggctaaacttgtctaaaatgtgttgaaaaaggtgatattagagttttaccttttcacagaagaaattttaagacaggtcaaggttgtcttaaagttaagaaaaaagtcaagaacaaatttgagaacttttatttcaagaataccatttattcttaagttttttcttaagaagaaagttgagaaaatacttaagaacttttttggagaatatgaattcatctattttttcttcttaagactgaacttaagaaaaatatgacacttaagaagattttttttcttaagaatgttttgtgaatccggccccaggttgATATCCATTTTACTGATCAACCGGGTGCTTTATGGCCAAAAAAACTCTTCTTATTCGTTGAGCTTATTTCAGGCATTTTTCCAGTGCTCACAATTTGTGAGCGTCCCAGTGCAGTCATCAAGTAAGGACTGCTGGCAGCTGTAATTAGAGCTGTGCTTTAATTATCTCTGGATGAGAAGATTGCGTTTTGACAAGAGAGGGGTGGAATGACGCCGCCGGCTGAAAGCTGGTTGGTTGGTTTGGGGCGGCATCGGTGGGATCAGGAAGCGGTGAAACGGCACGAGTCCAGACGACTTTAGTAAAAGGGCGCCGCTCCTGTTGCAGCGTACGTTTCAACCTGATgttcatttatttgtatttttcaggTCGGTAAACTGAACCCTAAAGACCACAGCTACTCTCTGAAAGATGAGCTCTACAGGCACGTCCACAGAGACTGGGCCGGATACgtggaggaggagaagcagCTCATCCACAGGCTCCTGATCAGGTGAGAACTGAGACGGCCAAAACACACAGAAAAGAGCCTTTTTGTTTTCAGGACCTGAAGAAACGCTTAAGGGTATGTTTTCTTTCGTGCGTGCTGTGAGTGACATCAGAAGATTGactccctctccgtctgcgccTCTTGACAAAAACGTAACAGTTGCCACGACTCGGTTTATTAACTGAGCACAAAGACGCTGATCAGTTAAGTCTAGAGATAAAACAGCCACCTGCCACCTAAAAAGCTGACAGATTCCCATGTTTTATATAATTTCCTTTTATCCATTAGAGGCCAGGTGTCAGAGATGCTCGTATGAGACTGCTCTAAGCTACTAACCTTCCTGCTTCGGCTCTTTATTCATCCCAGATACAAGAGCGGCGTCCATCTTTGTCTAAAAACTCCTACCGAGAAAGCAATCACACGTATTTCTCAAACTTTCAATTACCTTTCAAGTTACTTCAGACTTTCAGAGCCCTCTTTGGCTTGGTAATGCAGTGAAGACTAAAGGATGGATGCCATGTGACAGGACTGATGCCGATACAAAAGGCCAGTGGATTAATGTGGAAGTCTGCTGTGAACACTTTGAAAGGGGCAGCTTCTACATGACTACTTCTGCGCAGTGATGAGTCTCTTAATAGACACATTAAAGTAAGGGGAAATATTTGCTGCGCCCTGTTGCCAAATGGCAAGAGTTTCAAGGCTGATCTTTCCGGAGAGACCTTCCTCTGCTCATGCGATCCCTGCGCCAGCCAGTAAGCTTGCAGACCGTGTGCATCACAACCATTtttaggaaagaaagaaaaaggtgcGAGTCCCGCTGACTACCTGTTGCatttgtcaaaatgctgtaaatGCTTGTAATTGTTATTGGAACCGTCTAAGTCATGCGACGATACGAGCTTCACCGGCATTGTACACGTGATTAAAGGAGTTGCGAGAACTCGCTGCAGggactgtttgttttttaatgcatCTGTTTGAGGAAGGAGCTGTAGGAAGCAGATTACCAGAAACGAGGGTTTGGCCTCGCGGAGGTCAAATCTGCTGCTATTGTTCTGCCCACTGGACTGTGTTCAAGTCTCTGGTCGCCTCCTGGAGACTACTTCACCAAGATTGACAGCTGTGTAATTTCATTGATTATTTCTTCTGTGGAAAagcttccacttttttttttctctctctcttcagcaGTAATAGCTCAGCCACTTGCTCGTAAATCTGCCGACGTGTGCCCCGGGGCACGGCGTTGCTCGCTCCTCCTGTTGGGTTTTCAGGCCGTTTTTACCTTGCATCCACTGTCCATCTGAAGGTGCTGTGTTCTCAATCTTTCCTCAGGAAGCTTCAGCCGCTCCACAGTAGCCAGCTGAAGAGTCCCCAGTCCAACCACTCATTCCACAAATCTCCCGGGGACTCTCCCTCGCGACTCAGTCCTGCCAAGAATCCATCCGTGGTAATTCTTCACCTTGAATGATTTGTGTTTTCCCCTTTCTTCTGTGAGACGGTAGATGTGGCACCTCTTCCTTAGCAGATACTTTGGCAGCTCTGTTATTCCTTTGTGTGACTGCATAAATAGCTCGAGAGTAAATATAGCTCTTACTGGAATTAAAGAAAACGGTTCCCCATCATGGGAAATGTACATACTTGGGCTCTTTTCCCCCAGTGAGATACAAAGGTTGATAAAATGCCCTCACGTTGTCTGCTAAACTATCTAGCAGGATGTGGTCGAATTAACTTGTCACGGACTATTTCACGAAGCTGTCTCTTCTTCCCTCTAGAAACGTCCGCTGGCTCTGGACCCGTCCAACATTCAGACTCCTAAAAAACAGCGGCTGGCGGACCAGTGCCTGCCCCTCCAGTCGCCCTGCCACGCAAACGGCAGCACCAACGGGGCCCGTGGCTCCTCCAGTCACGGAAACTCAAGCGCGCGAGTCAAGATCGAGTTCGACAAAACCAACAATAATCATCCAGGGAGTCCCGACGGTCCGTACTCGCCGCACAAACTCGCGTCATCTGCCATTCCCAAGCCGGAGAGGACAGATCCAGCTCAGATTGCACCCAGTCCCAAAGCCTCGCACAATGACACCTCTGTTTGCACCGACCAGCAGTTCAGCAACGGCCAGCATAAAAAGAAGAGGtccaaaaaacacaaagacaagGAACGAGAGCGCTTAAAACCAGACTGGATAGAGACTAGTCCAGACATGAAGCATAACCAAGAAAACCTCAAAGGTAAATGTCTCTTAATCATCAAAAgctgttcctttttttctttttttctaaaggaTTATCTTACATTTAAACCTGTCTAACGTGTTGTCAGGAAAAGGTGTATCCAAagggcgttttttttttacattttttttttagtaaataGTCTGCATTAACCCAAGGTTCAGTTAAACGTGTTTCAGGAAAGCCCAGCACAGTCATCTGTGTGATTTCATGTGAGCGAGCAGGACTCTGACTCTATTACCGTCCGGGTTGTTGATGATTTACCGGGGAACAGCTGTGTGACCTACGGTCGAGCGCGTCAGCGGGCAGCGGCGCAGCCTGCTCCGCGCCGCTGCCGTCACTGCCTGCCTCAGATCAGCCCTCTTATCAGAGACGCCGTTAAATCACTCAGTCGGCCTCGATACGACGGGTGCATTATCACATTTGCATTGGCAGACCACATTAACCTTTTCTTaaatacgtgtgtgtgttttttccccTGTCAACAGACCATGAGGGAGGGAAAACACCTGTTAATCGTACCTCAGCAGAGGAACTTCCCGACTATTTAATGTAAGATCTACAAATGTATGTCATAAATGTCACATGCAAATCCCATTCATTCCACATTAGTGATCCAGGTCATTTATTATTGATGGCTTTTGTTATTgagatgacatttttttttagtctagaggggaaaaaaaagtggtgTCCTTAAAGGATGGGCTTCAGCTTGAAATCATTCAGATAAACAAAGGGAAGTAAGAGACGTGTCCAAATAAGCTGTCACAAGGCTTCAATGAGAATTTCCCTTAAAACAAATGATCTTATGTCTGACGTTTCTACATCTGGCGAACACATTATGATGCTAAGTCAATGACGTGTCAAGCTTCTCAGTGGGCCGATGGGCAGTGCCATCTACTGGAGGGTTTAGgaaatggcatcccccctgaggctcaccttttactttttttttttttttttcataaaacgtTTAAAAGGTTAATGTTTTCTATTTCAGTGCATACAGCCCCATAACAGCACTGGAACAACGTCAGCAGTATAATGACGACTTCTGTGCCGAGTATGATGAATATAGAGCTCTTCATGACCGGATTGGGGCTATCACAGAAATGTTTGTTCAGTTGGGCTCAAAGATCAACACTCTCTCCCCGGGAACACAAGAGTACAAGGTACTGTCTGTGCTGGGAGGCGACTACAtctactttgaaaaa includes the following:
- the LOC133444255 gene encoding RNA polymerase II elongation factor ELL; its protein translation is MAALREERRYGLSCDKIHKNSPSQSLYHVKLTDTAIRTLEAYQNVKTSLSNQPAICFKGSQGYVKIPVPTPEAPDAFRVFSFYLSSDSKDKPQSSFDCIHQYVSGEGRDHLEGQGSIQDKITVCATDDSYQTTRERMSQVEKDIWSRTAIEIKPGPSKCVKVQRKQGQVSLSDSGSKHSPSNKRSLLPSPVAHRALRERIIHLLALKPYRKPEVLLLLERERASLKDKADLSSVLDEVGKLNPKDHSYSLKDELYRHVHRDWAGYVEEEKQLIHRLLIRKLQPLHSSQLKSPQSNHSFHKSPGDSPSRLSPAKNPSVKRPLALDPSNIQTPKKQRLADQCLPLQSPCHANGSTNGARGSSSHGNSSARVKIEFDKTNNNHPGSPDGPYSPHKLASSAIPKPERTDPAQIAPSPKASHNDTSVCTDQQFSNGQHKKKRSKKHKDKERERLKPDWIETSPDMKHNQENLKDHEGGKTPVNRTSAEELPDYLIAYSPITALEQRQQYNDDFCAEYDEYRALHDRIGAITEMFVQLGSKINTLSPGTQEYKLMEDQILQKYQKYKKKFPGYREEKKRCEYLHKKLSHIKGLIADYDRAQGRC